The Tistrella mobilis genome window below encodes:
- a CDS encoding NAD(P)H-dependent flavin oxidoreductase → MSAPAMSARPVVATDLTRRFGLRLPVIQAPMAGGPTTAELVAGASEAGVLGALGAAYTRAQDIPAEIRAIRAKTDRPFAVNLFFHKGRIAGAEEIAAARRALEPLAGRVGAELPQDVSDAAPPLDAQIRAVLDEAPAALSFTMGLPPAGLVEAARTRGIALIGTATTPLEGRALIAAGVEMIVVQGADAGGHSGMFDADGPAPAFGWPALLEALVEEAAAAGVALIAAGGIMTGRGVAGALAMGAAGAQLGTAFLSTAEAGTKPGHRRLLAEAAAAGEGRTVLTRAFTARQARKLLAAGEAMPVEPAALAAFPAQHGLTRPIRARADAAGVPEAQAWWAGAGAGLSRTLPVAGLVERLGQELTAALEGMQQSDR, encoded by the coding sequence ATGTCTGCCCCCGCCATGTCTGCCCGACCCGTCGTCGCCACCGATCTGACCCGCCGCTTCGGTCTCCGCCTTCCGGTCATTCAGGCGCCCATGGCCGGTGGGCCCACCACCGCGGAACTGGTGGCCGGTGCCAGCGAGGCGGGGGTTCTGGGCGCGCTGGGGGCTGCCTATACCCGCGCCCAGGACATCCCGGCGGAGATCCGTGCAATCCGCGCGAAGACCGACCGGCCGTTTGCCGTCAACCTGTTCTTCCATAAGGGGCGGATCGCCGGGGCCGAGGAGATTGCGGCGGCACGCCGGGCGCTGGAACCGCTGGCGGGTCGGGTCGGGGCGGAGCTGCCGCAGGATGTTTCGGATGCCGCCCCGCCGCTCGACGCCCAGATCCGTGCCGTGCTCGACGAGGCGCCGGCGGCGTTGAGCTTCACCATGGGCCTGCCGCCTGCGGGGCTGGTGGAGGCGGCGCGGACGCGCGGCATCGCACTGATCGGCACGGCGACCACGCCCCTGGAAGGCCGCGCATTGATCGCGGCAGGGGTGGAGATGATCGTGGTGCAGGGGGCAGATGCCGGTGGTCATAGCGGCATGTTCGATGCCGACGGGCCGGCCCCGGCCTTCGGCTGGCCGGCGCTGCTGGAGGCGCTGGTGGAAGAGGCGGCCGCTGCGGGCGTCGCGCTGATTGCCGCGGGCGGGATCATGACCGGCCGCGGCGTCGCCGGGGCCCTGGCCATGGGCGCTGCCGGCGCCCAGCTGGGCACGGCCTTCCTGTCGACGGCGGAGGCCGGCACGAAGCCCGGCCACCGCCGTCTGCTGGCCGAGGCCGCGGCGGCGGGTGAGGGGCGCACGGTGCTCACACGCGCCTTTACCGCCCGTCAGGCCCGCAAGCTTCTGGCGGCGGGCGAGGCCATGCCGGTGGAACCGGCGGCCCTGGCGGCCTTCCCGGCCCAGCACGGGCTGACCAGACCGATCCGCGCCCGTGCCGATGCGGCGGGTGTGCCGGAGGCGCAGGCCTGGTGGGCGGGGGCGGGGGCCGGCCTGTCCCGAACGCTGCCGGTGGCCGGGCTGGTGGAGCGGCTGGGGCAGGAACTGACCGCCGCGCTTGAGGGCATGCAACAGTCTGACCGGTAG
- a CDS encoding LysR family transcriptional regulator produces the protein MDLADLAAVKAVAELGGATPAAERLNCVPSAVTARLKRLEAELNVALFRRRSRGLDLTEAGQRLKDYADRLLMLAEEARRSVAGGGMAGLPVRIGAMETIAATRLPGILGRFRQQAGGEARPIGLATGTTDELVADLLRHRLDVALIAGPLDHPALASRRVWTEHLVQAAPVAGAETGSDGLPLPLIGFRSGCAYRARAEKLLREAGRLPVRVLELGTLDGVIGCVAAGLGFTILPARVFQGHTAPGIALTPLPAAAAEVEVLAAWPRGRGDGLAEAFAAAAEAA, from the coding sequence ATGGATCTCGCGGACCTGGCGGCGGTGAAAGCGGTGGCGGAGCTCGGCGGTGCGACCCCGGCGGCGGAGCGGCTGAACTGCGTGCCCTCGGCGGTGACCGCCCGCCTGAAGCGGCTTGAAGCCGAACTGAACGTCGCCCTGTTCCGCCGCCGGTCCCGCGGGCTCGACCTCACCGAGGCCGGGCAGCGGCTGAAGGATTATGCCGACCGGCTGCTGATGCTGGCCGAAGAGGCGCGCCGCTCGGTCGCAGGTGGCGGTATGGCCGGTCTGCCGGTCCGGATCGGCGCGATGGAAACCATCGCCGCCACCCGCCTGCCCGGCATCCTGGGCCGCTTCCGGCAACAGGCCGGTGGCGAGGCCCGGCCGATCGGCCTCGCCACCGGTACCACCGACGAGCTGGTCGCGGATCTTCTGCGCCATCGCCTGGACGTGGCGCTGATCGCAGGCCCCCTCGACCACCCTGCCCTCGCCAGCCGTCGCGTCTGGACCGAACACCTGGTCCAGGCGGCTCCCGTGGCCGGGGCAGAGACCGGCAGCGACGGGCTGCCCCTGCCGCTGATCGGCTTCCGGTCGGGCTGCGCCTATCGGGCCCGGGCCGAGAAACTGCTGCGAGAGGCCGGCCGTCTGCCGGTCCGGGTGCTGGAACTGGGCACGCTCGACGGCGTGATCGGCTGCGTGGCGGCGGGGCTCGGCTTCACCATCCTGCCGGCGCGGGTCTTCCAGGGCCATACCGCCCCCGGTATCGCTCTCACCCCCCTGCCCGCCGCCGCCGCAGAGGTCGAGGTGCTGGCGGCCTGGCCGCGCGGGCGCGGCGACGGTCTGGCCGAAGCCTTCGCCGCCGCGGCAGAGGCGGCATAG
- a CDS encoding alpha/beta hydrolase, translating to MTAPATLTGPDLLPKDGIVRRIVVFLHGYGADGQDLIGLAPFFAQALPHTAFYAPDAPYPCEMSPFGRQWFGLDDYDPDMLRRDPANMAAAHARMAAGVARAAAPLRAFLAEKLKVHGLGADRLALIGFSQGTMMSLGVGLALDQPPAAIVGFSGAMLGQVPPMTDGGRRPEVLLIHGTNDPVVPVEASGHALAKLEAAGIPAELIRRPGLAHGIDQQGAEAAARFLMERLPQD from the coding sequence ATGACCGCGCCCGCCACCCTGACCGGCCCCGATCTTCTGCCCAAGGACGGTATCGTCCGCCGGATCGTGGTCTTCCTGCACGGCTATGGCGCCGACGGCCAGGACCTGATCGGGCTGGCGCCGTTCTTTGCCCAGGCGCTGCCGCACACCGCTTTCTATGCGCCGGATGCGCCCTATCCCTGCGAGATGTCGCCCTTCGGCCGGCAGTGGTTCGGCCTGGACGATTACGACCCCGACATGCTGCGCCGGGACCCCGCCAATATGGCGGCGGCGCATGCAAGGATGGCGGCGGGGGTGGCCCGCGCTGCCGCCCCGCTCAGGGCCTTTCTGGCAGAGAAGCTGAAGGTTCATGGGCTGGGCGCCGACCGGCTGGCCCTGATCGGCTTTTCGCAGGGCACGATGATGTCGCTGGGGGTGGGGCTGGCGCTCGACCAGCCGCCGGCGGCGATCGTCGGCTTCTCGGGGGCCATGCTGGGCCAGGTGCCGCCGATGACCGACGGCGGACGCCGGCCCGAGGTGCTGCTGATCCACGGCACCAACGACCCGGTCGTGCCGGTGGAGGCCTCGGGCCATGCGCTCGCCAAGCTTGAGGCGGCCGGCATCCCGGCGGAGCTGATCCGCCGGCCCGGCCTTGCCCATGGCATCGACCAGCAGGGTGCCGAGGCGGCTGCCCGCTTCCTGATGGAGCGGCTGCCGCAGGATTGA
- a CDS encoding alpha/beta hydrolase has product MSSASPVPAHELLLPEDGPVRRLVVLLHGYGGDGREMMALARRMARRMTTAAFFCPDGGETCPDGVSGRQWFSTPGFRPGWVAGDPAAMPPEDAAGHVLMGRNAAAACPALEERIGGLVARLEVPAEATAFAGFSQGQMMSLAMMTARLAAGQPAPAAVVGFSGTLLGVLPDLPDTSPRPAVMLVHGEADDVVPFASARWVQARLGTAGFPVRLLARPGLDHRVDFAGLAAATAFLDDHLPQ; this is encoded by the coding sequence ATGTCATCCGCAAGTCCTGTCCCGGCCCACGAACTGCTTCTGCCAGAGGACGGCCCCGTGCGGCGGCTGGTGGTTCTGCTCCATGGCTATGGTGGCGACGGCCGCGAGATGATGGCGCTTGCCCGGCGCATGGCCCGGCGCATGACCACGGCGGCCTTCTTCTGCCCCGATGGCGGCGAGACCTGCCCGGACGGGGTGAGCGGCCGGCAATGGTTCTCCACCCCCGGCTTCCGTCCCGGCTGGGTGGCGGGCGATCCGGCGGCGATGCCGCCCGAGGATGCCGCGGGCCATGTCCTGATGGGCCGGAACGCCGCGGCCGCCTGCCCGGCGCTGGAGGAACGGATCGGGGGCCTGGTCGCCCGCCTGGAGGTGCCGGCCGAGGCGACCGCCTTCGCCGGCTTCTCGCAGGGGCAGATGATGTCGCTGGCCATGATGACGGCGCGCCTGGCTGCCGGGCAACCGGCACCGGCTGCGGTGGTCGGGTTCTCGGGCACGCTGCTTGGCGTGCTGCCGGATCTGCCGGATACGAGCCCCAGGCCGGCGGTCATGCTGGTTCATGGCGAGGCCGACGACGTGGTGCCCTTCGCCTCGGCCCGGTGGGTGCAGGCGCGGCTTGGGACGGCCGGCTTCCCTGTCCGGCTTCTGGCCCGGCCGGGGCTGGATCACCGGGTCGATTTCGCCGGGCTTGCGGCGGCGACCGCTTTCCTCGACGATCACCTGCCGCAGTGA
- a CDS encoding nuclear transport factor 2 family protein translates to MSDETETRQRADIQALLRAHAAFYEAFATRDFAAMQGIWAARLPIACIHPGWGALVGREAVMTSWRTILANASAPALAVDLIDVTIYDSTARILAYERINDAVLIATNLLAREDGAWKIVHHQSGPTPPPTEYATVPPHRLN, encoded by the coding sequence ATGAGCGACGAGACCGAGACCCGGCAGCGGGCCGATATCCAGGCCCTGCTGCGTGCCCATGCCGCCTTCTACGAGGCCTTCGCAACCCGCGATTTCGCCGCCATGCAGGGGATCTGGGCGGCGCGGCTGCCGATCGCCTGCATTCATCCCGGCTGGGGCGCGCTGGTGGGGCGCGAGGCGGTGATGACCAGCTGGCGGACGATCCTGGCCAATGCCTCGGCCCCGGCACTTGCGGTCGATCTGATCGACGTCACCATCTACGACAGCACCGCGCGCATCCTGGCCTATGAGCGGATCAACGACGCGGTCCTGATCGCAACCAACCTGCTGGCGCGCGAGGACGGGGCCTGGAAGATCGTGCACCACCAGTCGGGCCCGACCCCGCCGCCCACGGAATACGCGACTGTCCCGCCCCATCGCCTGAACTGA
- a CDS encoding MarC family protein: MLELAISAFVTLFVVIDPVGLAPMYGALTREHTEAQRRRMACRGVIVGGLVLLGFALGGEALLNAIGVSLDAFRVAGGILLFVIAFDMVFERRTERRKRQVEAAHAADTQAGAAAMLAAESAFAAPELLEEAFEHEHEDVSVFPLAIPLIAGPGAITSTLLLTTRAGGDWVATLLVLGILALVLASTLGALLIAGRLNRLIGETAAAVISRVLGILLAALAAQFVLDGAAELVVGVIRQGA, encoded by the coding sequence ATGCTGGAACTGGCGATCAGTGCCTTCGTCACCCTGTTCGTGGTGATCGATCCGGTCGGGCTGGCGCCGATGTACGGCGCGCTCACCCGCGAGCATACCGAGGCGCAGCGCCGCCGGATGGCCTGTCGCGGCGTGATCGTGGGCGGGCTGGTGCTGCTCGGCTTCGCGCTGGGCGGCGAGGCGCTGCTGAATGCGATCGGCGTCTCGCTCGATGCCTTCCGGGTGGCAGGCGGCATCCTGCTGTTCGTCATCGCCTTCGACATGGTCTTCGAGCGGCGCACCGAACGGCGCAAGCGTCAGGTCGAAGCCGCCCATGCCGCCGACACCCAGGCCGGCGCCGCAGCCATGCTGGCAGCCGAATCCGCCTTCGCCGCCCCCGAACTTCTGGAGGAGGCTTTCGAACACGAGCACGAGGACGTCTCGGTCTTCCCGCTGGCCATCCCGCTGATCGCGGGGCCCGGTGCCATCACCTCCACCCTGCTGCTCACCACCCGTGCCGGGGGCGACTGGGTGGCGACGCTGCTGGTGCTGGGCATCCTGGCCCTGGTTCTGGCCTCGACGCTGGGCGCGCTGCTGATCGCCGGCCGGCTGAACCGCCTGATCGGCGAGACCGCAGCGGCGGTGATCAGCCGGGTTCTGGGCATCCTGCTGGCGGCCCTCGCCGCACAATTCGTGCTCGATGGCGCGGCAGAGCTGGTCGTCGGGGTGATCCGCCAGGGAGCCTGA